The genomic interval AATCTGACATCGCCATGCTAGAGGAAGACTGACCAAACTTTTCTTCCGTTAGATTGACTGCAGAGTGAGTTAtgataaatgatttaaagaggcgccaaaagattttttttttaaatgcacaggACATCTAATGGTCTTTATTATTAAGATActctttacttgtttttttaactaatcAGTCAGTTTAatgcatcttttatttttgttttttcattttaaaaaaagtctaaaaaagaGCAATAATAAGACTGTTATAACGGAATAAGATCATAAATATGTTTAACTGCGCCTGCCTTGTCCCTTTCGGTGTACAACATGTTTTCCTTCATCTTCGTTTGTAACAGAAACGTGTCAATCTGTTATTTataaagagagaaagtaagCCAGAGAAATTATTCCAGAGGAAGAAATTTAAATGTCTAGAcagtgtttgtttaataaatggCGCCGCCTTCTGGAGGAACAGCTGTATTTGTTTCTGGCTCTGCCACATTGAGAATCATAAATCATTTCAGTCCAGTAAAATCCTCCTTAATGTGTCCTGTACTTCAGCCTGTAAACGCAGAGGTAAATTGTGGCACACTAGTGAAATAAAGTCTacaaaacttcttttttttttggagtgtgtaaaataatctgaaggggttttttttctgttcgcAGAACTTGACAAAATGGCTTGCGCAGCAGACAGCTGCATACAGTTCACACGCCATGCAAGTGATGTCCTGCTCAACCTGAACCGAATGCGGAGCAGAGATATCCTCACTGATGTCACCATCCTGGTCAACAGGCAGCAGTTTCGTGCACATAAGACTGTTCTCATGGCTTGCAGGTGTGTTTTCAGTTATTTATGATGAGTTATGAAGTGCTGTAGTTTGAAGGTGAGTTGACTGATCTTTGTGTCTCTTCTCCTTTTGCGTGCAGTGGGCTGTTTTACACCATCTTTACTGACTCCCACAAGTGCAACCTTAATGCTATCAGTCTGGACCCAAAGGTGGACCCAGAGGGCTTTGCCATCCTGCTGGAGTTCATGTACACCTCCCGTCTCACACTAAAGGAGAGTCTGATCATGGCCATCATGAACACAGCCATCTATCTGCAGATGGACCACGTTGTGGACACCTGTCACAGATTCATTAAATCCAGGTTGGTACCACAAAGCTCCATTAAACATCGGCCTCTGTCGTTATGAGCCGCgtctgatttgtgtttttaactgtcTCGTTCTGCTCTCAGTGATCCGGCTGCCAAGCTGCCCAGAGATGAGTTTCTGGTCAGTCCGTTGGTTTTACCTCAGGACGTCCATGCTTACCGGCCCCATGATGTTGTTGACAGTATGCACAGCCGCGTAGCTCCGTTCAGGGATGGGAGGCCCTACGGCTCCAACATGTTCAACGGGGTCAGCACCCCCAGCAACTACCATCTCTACGGGCAGTTTCCCATGCCAGGGTTCCCCTTCCCGCTCTGCAAGCTCACTGATGCCAAAAACGCTTTTGCTGACCTCTCAAAGAGCGCTCTTCACCACAAGCACTGTTCTCCGCACGACAGCGCCAACCTCATCAGGGCAGAGTACAGCAGGGCGGTCGGCACCAGCACCTCCAACATTATTCACTCCACCACCTACGCTTCCAGGGAGGtagggagagaagaggagatgaggaaggaAAGCCACGAGGGGCTCAGCCAGTCTATCACTCTCGCTACAAGGAAGCGTGCGTTTCCTGTGCTCACCCTCGAGCACCAGAAAGACTTGGGCAAAGATCATGCTCCCCAGGCTGAGGAAGACCTGATCCATCAGCACTACCCACTGGGCATCTCCTCTACTGGGCGCAAGAGCCTCATGAGCAGCCCGCAGAGCCCCCTCAAATCAGACTGCCAGCCCAACTCCCCGACAGAGTCCAGCAGCAGCAAGAATGCCGGACTCTCCCAAACCAGCGGAGTGCAGAACCTGCAAGGCACGCAGGACCCTAAAGCTCGCAACTGGAAGAAGTACAAGTTCATCGTGTTGAATCAGAGCgctaaagaggaggaggtgggtcTGCGGGATCCCGGGCTGCGCTCACCTCAGAGACTCGGCATGCAAGCTTACCTCCACCCCAGCGACTCAGAGAACCTCGACCCGCAAAGCACGAGCAAGAGCAGCGATCACAGTGAGGACCTACCTGTGCCGCAGGCCAGCCGTCTCAACAACATCATTAGCAGGTGAGGCTTCTCAAATACAAAAGCCGCTCAAGAACAAAATGTTCTCTGGCATGTCAATCAAATTGTAACACTGCTGGGAGGATTTTAAGGTATTAAAGGAAGATCAGGCAGAGGATCTTGTTTGTTAGAAtgtatttttgacatttaaatctTCATACCCCAGTTATTAAGTACTGTAGAGAACTTCCTTATGCCATTTTgctgaacaaaaacaagcatgatcaaagtcacattttagagttctggattttggatgtttttcagGATCATTTTGCAAACTTTATCTTCAGAGGATATTCTGTTTGATCTGAAGTTCTCATCATTTTCTGAGTTaaagtttttgttcttttttttgtctgtagcGCACTAGAGGGATCTCTGAGAAGCAGCGACGGCCACCCTCCGCACTACTTGAGCCGCCTGAACTGCTCCACTTGCGGCACCCCGTCTCCACAGCACTCTGAAGTCTGCCCTAACTCGTCCAGGTCCCGACTAACAGAGGACATGGCAGAGCTGCACTCCGAATACTCTGACTCCAGTTGCGGTTAGTTTGAAACAGATAATCAAAAGCGACATAAAAGTTCTCATGTATTTTGGGAGTAGAGGTTAACTTGAACTTTTCTTCACAAATAGAAAACGGTACTTTCTTCTGTAACGAATGCGACTCCAAATTCGCCGAAGACGAAGCGCTGAAACAACACATGCTTCAAGTTCACAGCGATAAGCCATACAAGTGTGACCGCTGCCAGGCTGCTTTCCGCTACAAGGGCAACCTCGCCAGCCACAAGACCGTCCACACAGGTACGTCTGGAACGATTCATTTATGCTTTTGTTGGatcatcttttcttttgctgcagAATTCTTACACTTTGTCCTCTTATTCTCTGTTTCCAGGAGAGAAACCTTATCGCTGTAATATCTGTGGTGCTCAGTTTAACAGACCAGCTAACCTCAAGACTCACACTCGCATCCACTCAGGAGAGAAGCCATACAAATGTGAGACGTGCGGCGCTCGTTTTGTACAGGTAATAACGCCGTTACACACGATTCTGACTCCagcatatttaacattttgtcttcTCTGATGTAATGGGACTTATAGCACTAATACTCAAGTGCAATTACGGGTGATTTTAGTTATTTTCGGCTTCACCAAAGTACCTGTAATTACCGTGAAGAACATCCTTTAGGGCTTTTATACAGAACATACTGTCTGACAAGTATTTAATTGAGGATTTGCCAACACTTCTCCCgcttaaaagaagaaaaattcaaagTATGCACTTTTTCACCTGGTCTACCTTAGAAGTGGGATTTTGCAAGGTTCTGTGTGGATTGTGCCTCTGGGAAATCTCCTGTCTTatttcaacaaataaaacaatgcacTGTGAAACCTTTTGGAAACTTTTGAATGAAAACCATTTCAATTCTTTTTGTATCGTTGAGAAGACGTTTGCAGAGTGTCAAAGgctgtttttgatatttttcatcatttgattcaagcttatttcatttttcatttttcctgaATACGTCAGGTTGCTCACCTGCGCGCCCATGTGTTGATCCACACGGGTGAGAAGCCGTATCCGTGCGAGATCTGTGGAACGCGCTTCcgtcacctgcagacgttaaagagCCACCTGCGTATCCACACGGGAGAGAAGCCCTACCATGTGAGTCGACTCAAAGAGCCACAATAACTTCACCACCTTTTTGGAATTCAATTTAAGACAACAAGACGATTAAATGCcgtaaaataatgttttcacCACTTTCCTTTCGCAGTGTGAGAAATGCAACTTGCACTTCCGCCACAAGAGTCAGCTCCGGCTGCATCTCCGACAGAAGCACGGCGCCATCACCAACACAAAGATCCAATACCGCATGTCCACAGCCGACATGCCCACTGACTTGACAAAGGCATGCTGAgctggaaaaaaagggaactttttttttttttttttcaaaggaggCAATCTTGACCTTGGCATTTAAAGACCCCAACTTGTACAATCATCCAAAATTGTAGTGCCACACTGTGTTCATTAGACAATTCAATTGGCTGTGTATGCCACTCTAAACGGGTTTCCACTACATGTGAACGTAGAGCCATGTACGGCGTCTTAGTCACTTTATTGTTTCTAtatagatataaatatatatatatgtatgttgaAGTGTTTCTAAGCTTTGAAAGTACTCATATAAAGCTTTATTTTGTTGAGAGGGATGGAATGTAAACAATCAGTTTTTTGAAAATACAGTATTTTATATCGGAGAACTTACTTTTCTGAAAGTATTGAAAATTTTGATCGACCAGTGGTACATATATTTTAAGATAACGAGATTTGCGGCTGTATAGAGTTGactatacatttttatgtagaTGTACGTACATGTTGCACCACGTCAAGTTGCCATTCTCATGCGAAGAGAACGGGGAgggggaaaagagagaagacGTAGTAAT from Labrus mixtus chromosome 3, fLabMix1.1, whole genome shotgun sequence carries:
- the bcl6aa gene encoding BCL6A transcription repressor a isoform X1, with amino-acid sequence MPHSFQQKKAQQMLLLCHGVSGVRKDGESVIWNPHKQSFQELDKMACAADSCIQFTRHASDVLLNLNRMRSRDILTDVTILVNRQQFRAHKTVLMACSGLFYTIFTDSHKCNLNAISLDPKVDPEGFAILLEFMYTSRLTLKESLIMAIMNTAIYLQMDHVVDTCHRFIKSSDPAAKLPRDEFLVSPLVLPQDVHAYRPHDVVDSMHSRVAPFRDGRPYGSNMFNGVSTPSNYHLYGQFPMPGFPFPLCKLTDAKNAFADLSKSALHHKHCSPHDSANLIRAEYSRAVGTSTSNIIHSTTYASREVGREEEMRKESHEGLSQSITLATRKRAFPVLTLEHQKDLGKDHAPQAEEDLIHQHYPLGISSTGRKSLMSSPQSPLKSDCQPNSPTESSSSKNAGLSQTSGVQNLQGTQDPKARNWKKYKFIVLNQSAKEEEVGLRDPGLRSPQRLGMQAYLHPSDSENLDPQSTSKSSDHSEDLPVPQASRLNNIISSALEGSLRSSDGHPPHYLSRLNCSTCGTPSPQHSEVCPNSSRSRLTEDMAELHSEYSDSSCENGTFFCNECDSKFAEDEALKQHMLQVHSDKPYKCDRCQAAFRYKGNLASHKTVHTGEKPYRCNICGAQFNRPANLKTHTRIHSGEKPYKCETCGARFVQVAHLRAHVLIHTGEKPYPCEICGTRFRHLQTLKSHLRIHTGEKPYHCEKCNLHFRHKSQLRLHLRQKHGAITNTKIQYRMSTADMPTDLTKAC
- the bcl6aa gene encoding BCL6A transcription repressor a isoform X2 → MQEVSRKALPELDKMACAADSCIQFTRHASDVLLNLNRMRSRDILTDVTILVNRQQFRAHKTVLMACSGLFYTIFTDSHKCNLNAISLDPKVDPEGFAILLEFMYTSRLTLKESLIMAIMNTAIYLQMDHVVDTCHRFIKSSDPAAKLPRDEFLVSPLVLPQDVHAYRPHDVVDSMHSRVAPFRDGRPYGSNMFNGVSTPSNYHLYGQFPMPGFPFPLCKLTDAKNAFADLSKSALHHKHCSPHDSANLIRAEYSRAVGTSTSNIIHSTTYASREVGREEEMRKESHEGLSQSITLATRKRAFPVLTLEHQKDLGKDHAPQAEEDLIHQHYPLGISSTGRKSLMSSPQSPLKSDCQPNSPTESSSSKNAGLSQTSGVQNLQGTQDPKARNWKKYKFIVLNQSAKEEEVGLRDPGLRSPQRLGMQAYLHPSDSENLDPQSTSKSSDHSEDLPVPQASRLNNIISSALEGSLRSSDGHPPHYLSRLNCSTCGTPSPQHSEVCPNSSRSRLTEDMAELHSEYSDSSCENGTFFCNECDSKFAEDEALKQHMLQVHSDKPYKCDRCQAAFRYKGNLASHKTVHTGEKPYRCNICGAQFNRPANLKTHTRIHSGEKPYKCETCGARFVQVAHLRAHVLIHTGEKPYPCEICGTRFRHLQTLKSHLRIHTGEKPYHCEKCNLHFRHKSQLRLHLRQKHGAITNTKIQYRMSTADMPTDLTKAC
- the bcl6aa gene encoding BCL6A transcription repressor a isoform X3 gives rise to the protein MACAADSCIQFTRHASDVLLNLNRMRSRDILTDVTILVNRQQFRAHKTVLMACSGLFYTIFTDSHKCNLNAISLDPKVDPEGFAILLEFMYTSRLTLKESLIMAIMNTAIYLQMDHVVDTCHRFIKSSDPAAKLPRDEFLVSPLVLPQDVHAYRPHDVVDSMHSRVAPFRDGRPYGSNMFNGVSTPSNYHLYGQFPMPGFPFPLCKLTDAKNAFADLSKSALHHKHCSPHDSANLIRAEYSRAVGTSTSNIIHSTTYASREVGREEEMRKESHEGLSQSITLATRKRAFPVLTLEHQKDLGKDHAPQAEEDLIHQHYPLGISSTGRKSLMSSPQSPLKSDCQPNSPTESSSSKNAGLSQTSGVQNLQGTQDPKARNWKKYKFIVLNQSAKEEEVGLRDPGLRSPQRLGMQAYLHPSDSENLDPQSTSKSSDHSEDLPVPQASRLNNIISSALEGSLRSSDGHPPHYLSRLNCSTCGTPSPQHSEVCPNSSRSRLTEDMAELHSEYSDSSCENGTFFCNECDSKFAEDEALKQHMLQVHSDKPYKCDRCQAAFRYKGNLASHKTVHTGEKPYRCNICGAQFNRPANLKTHTRIHSGEKPYKCETCGARFVQVAHLRAHVLIHTGEKPYPCEICGTRFRHLQTLKSHLRIHTGEKPYHCEKCNLHFRHKSQLRLHLRQKHGAITNTKIQYRMSTADMPTDLTKAC